From the Tigriopus californicus strain San Diego chromosome 4, Tcal_SD_v2.1, whole genome shotgun sequence genome, the window CAATTCAATAATGGCATACCCGCTCTCTGCGTCTTTGAGGAAGCGAGAACCGCATTGAAGTAAACACCATGCCCTATCGTGAAGTTGTAAGAGGGCGAAACCTAACCCTTTTAACTTCGAAGCATCCGTTTGAAGAATGGTGTCTGCACCTAGCTTAAACATGCCAAGTACAGGAGGAGATGTGAGTGCAGCTTTAACTGACTCGAAAGCCACGGAATGCTCGGGCAACCActtgaaaacgtttttggaCTTTAAAAGGCCACAAAGAGGCTCAGCCGAAACTGATATTTGACTAGTAAACTGACCGAGCTGATTCTCTAACCCCATGAAAGAACGCAGATCCCATCGATCAACGGGTTTGGGGAAAAGACAGATCGCATTTAATTTTTCGGGGTCGGCCTCAATGGAGTCTTTAGAAATTCTAAATCCCACGATGTCAATTCTCTCCGCCCCGCCTATTACGCTTTTACGCCCGTGAACAGTCATGCCAAACTGGACACAGCGTTCTAGAATCTCGCAGGTCAGTCGTACAAGATCCTGGTAACATGATTTACCCGCAGCAATATCATCAATTACTTTCTGGATATCAAGACCCGACATTGCCACATCGCCTCTGTATGAGAAAGAATCACCCGTTGAAATAAAACCCATTGGGgatcaaagaaaacaatattttccaaagGGTGTGATAAACGTTGTTAATGActgcgatttcttttccagaggTATTTGCCAATAACCTTTGACCAAATCCAGTTATGTCCAGTTATGTCCGCCAACAATGCTCTAACAGGTTCTTGTTGAGGGACTGGAATACTTCGGGCGGTGTTGATGGCAAAGGGAACTGCCCCGTCTTGAAGCATGATCACCATTGGGTCTCCCACCACAGGGCCTTTCATGGGTTTGAGACAGGTTTCATCAAAAGCCTCTCTGTAAATAGAGGTCAGTTTAGTCTCTACAGACTTGAAATCATCATCGCAAGGATGAACAGGCAATAAAGAAGTCCAATCTTCTCTGTCCTTCAACGGCCAAACAGGGCAGGCCGGATTTGCGACGACAGTGTCCGTGTCCACACGTTCACAAACCACTGATACTTTTGGATTGGGAAAATCAGGGCCAACGATACCAAGTGCCTGGCAAACTTGCAAGCTGATGTAGGCATTGTCAAGATCGCGGCTCACGACAACGGTCACGTCAGACGTCTTGTGAAACTCATCGAGAGAAAGGTCAGTCTGGAAAGTACCAAATATGTCAATAGAACGCCCATCCACACCAGAAACGTGCATATCATGCAATTTGTTTTCCAGCGAGATGAGTTGACATAAATTCGAATCCCGGAATTGATTCATCCCTATTATAACGACATCTGCCCCGTGTCTGCGCAAAACCAGAGTCTTATTGACTTCATTGAATCTTGAGGAGAAACGCATACTTCAATCTGGTTTTTACGAGTATGTGATAATGAAGATGCCACCATAAGGTGCAATCCACTGACgacttttccattttgggataAGGCCTTAACCTTACTCCTCTCACTGCTTTTGGCAGGAAGACTTAAGAGCCGGGCAATCAGCGCGGACGTGTTTCTTGGAACTCCCACACAGTGGACACAAGTCTGTTACGTTTGTTTTCCCAAACTTCTGCCCAGATTTACTGCCATTCATCTTGTATGAAGATTTAGCAGCATTGACATTATGGTCCACGGCATTCACAGATTTGGTCAGCAAGGGGGCACTGAAGGCCCTAGCCCCACTGCAAGCCGTCTCAAGTTCCAAGATGTACCTCCTGGCCTCGTCAAACGTGGCTGGGTTCCGTTCCATAACTTTGGCTTTGTCGGAATCGTGGCGCATTCCCTGGAATAAGAGGGCAATAAAAAGGCGATCTTCACTTATCTTGGAGGTATTAGCGTAATCAGCCAATTCCCtaattgtgttacaaaacGAAGTGTAATCTTGACCTTCTCTTTGTGTTACGCTCAAAAGATCCCTGATATCCAGGTGAACATTGCGAAGACTACGGAGATGATCTTCAATGATATCCAGTATCTCCAACACACTTCGTCCCGTGTCCGCACGAATCCCAAGGGAATGCTGAATGATGCGAAGGAATCCTGGGCTACAACATTCCCATAAAAATCCAACCTGAATGGCTTGCTCCCAATGCTCAAGGTAAGTTAATTGGGAATAATTATTCCGTAACGGTCGCCACCTGACAAATGTCTTATGAGTGATATCCTCTTCCAACAGTGGAGGTTTCTTAGCATCCAACCGGGGAAGAACGGGGTGTCTACCATCCGGGAGGGGAGCTGCAACATTCGGATTAACCATGGTCTGCCGATTAATGGCTTCAACCTCTCGTCGATACCCAGTAATAAGGactttggctttaaaaaaagccTGAACGTGATCGTCAACAGCCGGATCTGCATCCTTGATATCGGACGCCAGACCACACATCACCTGATCATCAGCAGCGAGGAACTTTTGGAGACGATCGTCCCAATGACGAAGCAAGTTTTCCAAGAGAGAGGGGCCTTCTCCGTCAACGTATTCATCCAACGAGACCTTCGCCATATTTCTGGCTCGAGACAAGGCAGATTTGAACCCACTGCGGCTGGCCATCAACGTCTGGATGGTTTCCCTGTCGGACATGATGAACACGGGTGAGGTCGCTTCTTCAACACCCTTTCAGGGATGGATGTGAAACACCTCTGATAGACCACTGATCACTCAGATTCCAGAAACTTCTACACAaagattgatcaggaatgGGCTGCCAACAGTACTTCAAATTAACGTActtgccgactgcgccatcgcaTGATCGTGAAACGAGAAATAACGTATCGAAAGAGGGAACATGTATTTCGGTTGATCTCTATCCAAGAATGACGTACAAGAGCACCAATACCAGAAAGGTAAACATTCAGCTCCTCGACTCACATAAGAACATCATATCTCTCCAATTATGTATTGTTTTTCCTTTCGCTTCCAattcaaatatgtcatttcagtttgggGCTACTGTAAGTGTAACGGTGAccgttaaagaaaaagatttccagttccaagaaCCGAACAGTGTTGGAGATTGCCTGGATTTTGTAACAATTTCTGTTGTGAATgatcaacagcaacaaaacGACAATTGTGACTCCGATGACCGAGATACGCGTGATAATATCGTGCAA encodes:
- the LOC131878733 gene encoding uncharacterized protein LOC131878733 (The sequence of the model RefSeq protein was modified relative to this genomic sequence to represent the inferred CDS: added 83 bases not found in genome assembly) → MSDREAIQTLKASRSGFKSALTRAKNMVKVSLDEYVDGEGPSLLENLLRHWDDRLQKFLAADDQVMCGLASDIKDADPAVDDHVQAFFKAKVLITGYRREVEAINRQTMVNPNVAAPLPDGRHPVLPRLDAKKPPLLEEDITHKTFVRWRPLRNNYSQLTYLEHWEQAIQVGFLWECCSPGFLRIIQHSLGIRADTGRSVLEILDIIEDHLRSLRNVHLDIRDLLSVTQREGQDYTSFCNTIRELADYANTSKISEDRLFIALLFQGMRHDSDKAKVMERNPATFDEARRYILELETACSGARAFSAPLLTKSVNAVDHNVNAAKSSYKMNGSKSGQKFGKTNVTDLCPLCGSSKKHVRADCPALKSSCQKQ